One window of Caldisericum exile AZM16c01 genomic DNA carries:
- a CDS encoding stalk domain-containing protein: protein MRKKLIITILALTLLVFFLAINEGTKGGKYDFVGVSSGLPSINHSAIATSPVNPKLIYVGTKIGLYVSDDSGESFWQRTIDPSQEEVWVKAACPSPVEEKTVFIGTYGKGLFLSKDGGFSWEPMNNGLTSQDIETIAIDPKNTNVIYVGTYGSGIFKSVNGGKSFSLKSKDLPTLRIKKIVLSPQDSNIVYAVLYDNAGIFRSDDCGNNWTEINNGISGSDKDISSFAIDPINDGTIYAGTHTYGKLFKSTDYGETWNQVNKKFTESFISDIVVDFKNPNLIYVATGEGLFRSEDGGVVFKKSSNGLPNSYLTHLLINPKDQNILFTSTFDAGLYKSTDAGKNWISKNKGLPFYSVEMLKFNPKDSSLIIATDNGLFLSKDRQVFSKVGPEGVFFTCISFDPSDPNYVYAGTYYKGLYKSDDGGSTWKRLTTAFDNLDLWDIEIDSKDYKVIYVATYNNGVYKSTDMGNSFKQINSGLKSKDVYALSIDPTNTQIIYAATGLGAFKSTNGGTTWSEINKGISNLFLFDIEVNPKDPKIIYAASNGGGVYKSTDSGASWIDFSSGLENKKVYDITLNPRYPNVLAAGTEGGVFFLENYTTTWEKMSDGLTDLKVYSLVFNPNNISFLYAGTYQGGLFRKQVTRTIKVLQAEGGMVDPSGTLEVVFGSEVVFNISPDPGYKLKEIYVGSNKYENPATIFKVTLGTTYNSTFRAVFEKVVPSNIVITLQIGNQIFTVNGEKRTLDSPPIIKNNRTLLPIRAVVEVLGGTVGWDGTERKVTVSLGSKILELWIGKPTAKLNGKDTPIDATNTNVVPEIINSRTMLPLRFVAESLGADVQWDGTTKTITITYTP, encoded by the coding sequence ATGAGGAAAAAACTTATAATTACAATTTTGGCACTTACTTTGTTGGTCTTCTTTCTTGCTATTAACGAAGGCACAAAAGGGGGCAAATATGACTTCGTTGGCGTTAGTTCTGGTCTCCCATCGATTAACCATAGTGCTATTGCGACAAGTCCTGTCAATCCAAAGTTAATTTATGTTGGTACAAAAATTGGCTTGTATGTTTCTGACGATAGTGGAGAATCATTTTGGCAAAGGACAATCGATCCTTCTCAGGAAGAAGTTTGGGTCAAGGCAGCATGTCCGAGTCCTGTTGAGGAAAAAACAGTTTTCATTGGAACATATGGAAAAGGATTATTTTTATCAAAAGATGGTGGTTTTTCTTGGGAACCCATGAATAACGGTTTAACTTCGCAAGATATTGAAACTATAGCGATTGATCCAAAGAACACAAATGTAATATATGTTGGAACTTATGGCTCTGGAATTTTCAAATCAGTCAACGGAGGAAAAAGCTTCTCATTAAAGAGTAAAGATCTGCCTACTTTACGAATAAAAAAGATTGTGTTAAGCCCGCAAGATAGTAATATTGTCTATGCTGTGCTTTATGATAACGCAGGTATCTTTAGATCTGATGACTGTGGAAATAACTGGACTGAAATCAATAACGGCATTTCTGGATCAGACAAAGACATCTCATCTTTTGCTATTGATCCTATAAACGATGGCACAATTTATGCCGGAACTCACACTTACGGAAAATTATTCAAATCAACCGATTATGGCGAAACATGGAATCAGGTTAATAAAAAATTTACTGAGTCATTTATAAGCGATATTGTCGTTGATTTCAAAAACCCAAACTTAATTTATGTTGCAACTGGAGAAGGCTTGTTCAGGTCCGAAGACGGAGGAGTGGTTTTTAAGAAGAGTAGCAACGGTTTACCTAATTCCTACCTTACACACCTATTAATCAATCCAAAAGACCAAAATATCCTTTTCACAAGCACATTTGACGCTGGTTTGTATAAGTCAACGGATGCCGGTAAGAACTGGATCTCCAAAAATAAAGGACTTCCATTTTATTCTGTTGAGATGTTAAAATTTAACCCAAAGGACTCGTCGCTTATAATTGCAACTGATAATGGGTTATTTCTTTCAAAAGATAGACAGGTATTTTCAAAGGTTGGACCGGAAGGAGTATTTTTTACATGTATATCATTTGATCCTTCTGATCCGAATTACGTCTATGCTGGTACTTATTATAAAGGATTGTATAAGTCTGATGATGGTGGTAGTACCTGGAAGAGACTTACTACTGCTTTTGATAATTTGGATCTTTGGGATATAGAGATTGACTCGAAAGATTACAAAGTCATTTATGTTGCAACTTATAATAACGGAGTTTACAAATCTACCGACATGGGCAATAGTTTCAAACAGATTAATTCTGGTTTAAAAAGTAAAGATGTGTATGCACTTTCAATTGATCCAACAAATACCCAAATTATATATGCCGCAACTGGCCTTGGTGCATTTAAGAGTACTAACGGTGGAACAACATGGAGCGAAATCAACAAAGGAATTTCGAATCTTTTTCTTTTCGATATAGAGGTAAACCCAAAAGATCCCAAAATTATTTATGCTGCATCAAATGGTGGTGGTGTTTATAAGAGCACTGATTCGGGTGCTTCTTGGATTGATTTCAGCAGCGGTCTTGAAAATAAAAAAGTTTATGATATTACCTTAAATCCCAGATATCCGAACGTACTTGCTGCAGGTACGGAAGGAGGCGTATTTTTCTTAGAAAATTATACTACAACTTGGGAAAAGATGAGCGATGGCCTGACCGACCTTAAAGTTTATTCGCTTGTATTCAATCCAAACAATATTAGTTTTCTTTATGCGGGTACCTACCAAGGCGGGTTATTTAGAAAACAGGTTACTCGTACAATAAAAGTATTGCAAGCAGAAGGCGGTATGGTAGATCCTTCAGGTACGCTTGAAGTTGTATTTGGTTCGGAAGTAGTATTTAATATATCACCTGATCCTGGATATAAACTAAAAGAAATTTATGTAGGATCAAATAAGTACGAAAACCCTGCTACAATATTTAAAGTTACTTTGGGGACTACATACAACTCAACTTTTAGAGCTGTTTTTGAAAAGGTAGTACCCTCAAATATCGTTATTACCCTTCAGATTGGAAATCAAATTTTTACTGTCAACGGCGAAAAAAGGACGCTTGACTCCCCACCAATAATAAAAAATAACAGAACACTTCTTCCGATAAGAGCAGTTGTGGAGGTGTTAGGGGGAACTGTAGGATGGGATGGGACTGAACGCAAAGTTACAGTCTCTCTTGGAAGTAAAATATTGGAACTCTGGATAGGTAAGCCAACTGCAAAGCTAAATGGCAAAGATACCCCAATTGATGCTACTAATACCAATGTTGTCCCGGAGATTATCAATTCAAGGACAATGTTACCCTTAAGATTTGTCGCAGAATCTCTTGGTGCAGATGTACAGTGGGATGGTACAACAAAAACCATTACTATAACATATACTCCGTAA
- the buk gene encoding butyrate kinase, with translation MKILVINPGSTSTKIAVYDMEKELFSKSIEHSKEELAPFKKISDQLEFRKETILNALKEAGFDLKEFACISARGGNIHPVPSGTYVVNEKMVQDMLSLKYGAHPSNLGAPIAYELSKQYSIPAFIVDPVVVDEMEMVNKITGLRGILRQAKDHPLNQKAVSREVAKFLGKKYEECNFIVAHLGGGISVAAHKKGKIVDVNNALNGDGPFSPERAGDLPNVAVVEMCFSGNYTKEEILKMLAGNGGFVSHLGTNSLKEVLLKIEQGDEYAKLVYDAMVLQIAKWIGIMAVVLKGFVDGIILTGGMAKSEKLVSDIKEYVGFIAPVYTVPGEFEMKALMEGALRVLKGEEEAKTYE, from the coding sequence ATGAAAATTTTAGTTATTAATCCAGGTTCAACTTCAACAAAAATTGCAGTCTATGATATGGAAAAAGAGTTATTTTCAAAATCAATTGAGCACTCAAAAGAAGAACTTGCACCATTTAAAAAAATCTCCGATCAACTTGAATTTAGGAAAGAGACAATTCTAAATGCTCTTAAAGAAGCAGGATTTGACCTCAAAGAATTTGCCTGTATCTCTGCAAGGGGAGGAAATATCCACCCTGTTCCATCAGGTACATATGTAGTAAATGAAAAGATGGTTCAGGATATGCTTTCTCTTAAATATGGTGCGCATCCTTCAAATCTTGGAGCACCAATTGCATACGAACTTTCAAAGCAATATAGCATTCCTGCTTTTATCGTTGATCCAGTTGTGGTTGATGAGATGGAAATGGTGAATAAAATTACAGGACTAAGAGGCATCTTAAGACAAGCAAAAGACCATCCATTAAATCAAAAGGCAGTTTCAAGAGAGGTTGCAAAATTTTTGGGAAAGAAATACGAAGAATGTAATTTTATAGTTGCACATCTTGGTGGTGGTATTTCAGTTGCAGCACATAAAAAGGGGAAAATTGTTGATGTAAATAATGCTCTAAATGGCGATGGCCCTTTTTCACCAGAAAGAGCGGGTGATCTTCCCAACGTGGCCGTTGTTGAGATGTGCTTTTCAGGAAATTACACAAAAGAGGAAATTCTTAAGATGCTTGCAGGAAATGGCGGTTTTGTATCACACCTTGGCACAAACTCCTTAAAGGAAGTCTTATTGAAGATTGAACAAGGTGATGAGTACGCAAAACTTGTTTATGACGCAATGGTTTTACAGATTGCAAAGTGGATAGGGATTATGGCAGTCGTCCTTAAAGGCTTCGTTGATGGCATTATTCTCACAGGTGGCATGGCAAAATCAGAAAAACTTGTTTCCGATATAAAAGAATATGTTGGATTTATTGCACCTGTCTACACAGTGCCTGGAGAATTTGAAATGAAAGCACTCATGGAGGGTGCACTTCGAGTACTCAAAGGTGAGGAAGAAGCAAAAACATACGAGTAG